The Azotosporobacter soli genome window below encodes:
- a CDS encoding aminotransferase class I/II-fold pyridoxal phosphate-dependent enzyme, with amino-acid sequence MKQEVLEKIQPCFQKIEDVSFRNTLRILTAFRNHKLADFHFRSTSGYAYNDPGREKLEEIWAEVCQCEAALVRTQFVSGTHALATVLFGILRPGDHLLSVTGNPYDTMQTVIGHSTDEPVPGSLKDFGVSYSQLELCETGIDYDNLAAAIMPQTKVVLIQRSRGYSMRPTLTIAEIERLCREIKAVKPDCFCFVDNCYGEFVEDREPTAVGADIMAGSLIKNPGGGIAPTGGYIAGAKELVELAAYRLTAPGIGGEVGASLGEPRLLFQGLFLAPHVTAQAVKGAIFAAALFEELGYSVYPKWTAERSDIIQAIELGSPEKMTAFCQGLQHYSPVDAHVKPEPSGMPGYQDQVIMAAGTFVQGASIELSADGPLREPYIVYLQGGLTFEHALIGVLGAANSLE; translated from the coding sequence ATGAAGCAAGAAGTATTGGAAAAAATCCAACCCTGTTTTCAAAAGATCGAGGATGTTTCATTTCGAAACACGCTCAGGATACTCACCGCGTTCCGGAACCATAAACTGGCGGATTTTCATTTCCGCAGCACATCCGGCTATGCGTACAACGATCCGGGGCGGGAAAAGTTGGAAGAAATTTGGGCTGAGGTATGTCAATGTGAGGCAGCGTTGGTGCGGACTCAGTTCGTATCCGGGACGCATGCACTGGCGACGGTCCTGTTTGGTATCTTGCGGCCGGGCGACCATTTGCTGTCGGTCACGGGAAATCCGTATGATACGATGCAGACGGTAATCGGACATAGTACCGACGAGCCGGTCCCCGGGTCGTTGAAGGATTTTGGCGTTAGCTACAGTCAGTTGGAATTATGCGAAACGGGAATTGATTATGATAATCTGGCAGCGGCAATCATGCCGCAGACCAAGGTTGTCCTGATCCAGCGTTCGCGCGGCTACAGCATGCGGCCGACGCTGACGATTGCTGAAATTGAACGGCTGTGTCGCGAAATCAAAGCGGTCAAGCCGGACTGTTTCTGCTTTGTCGACAATTGCTATGGCGAATTCGTCGAAGACCGGGAGCCGACGGCCGTAGGCGCGGATATTATGGCCGGTTCGCTGATAAAAAATCCCGGCGGCGGCATCGCCCCAACTGGCGGTTATATCGCCGGAGCTAAGGAATTGGTCGAACTGGCGGCCTATCGTCTCACCGCGCCGGGAATCGGCGGCGAAGTTGGAGCGTCGCTCGGTGAACCGCGTTTGCTGTTCCAGGGATTGTTTTTAGCGCCGCATGTGACAGCGCAAGCAGTAAAAGGAGCAATCTTTGCGGCGGCTTTGTTTGAAGAGTTAGGCTACAGCGTGTATCCGAAATGGACGGCGGAACGCAGTGACATCATTCAAGCGATCGAACTAGGCAGTCCGGAAAAAATGACGGCTTTTTGCCAGGGATTACAGCATTATTCACCGGTCGATGCACATGTGAAGCCGGAACCGAGTGGAATGCCTGGCTACCAAGACCAGGTCATCATGGCGGCGGGAACGTTTGTACAAGGCGCATCAATTGAGTTGAGTGCAGATGGTCCGCTACGGGAGCCGTATATTGTTTATTTGCAGGGTGGACTGACTTTTGAACATGCGCTGATTGGAGTTTTGGGTGCGGCAAATTCGCTTGAATAG
- the mutS gene encoding DNA mismatch repair protein MutS has protein sequence MTVKYTPMLEQYLEVKRQHVDEILFFRLGDFYEMFFEDAKLASRELEITLTARDGGQTEKIPMCGIPYHSADNYVAKLIQKGFKVAICEQVEDPKQVKGIVRREVVRIITPGTVISDSLLPDNGNNFLVAVCEEDGVLAFAAADISTGEFTWTVLTGPYRTSGLCDHLFRLLPREIIFTSKLEEWKELESFLTNRLSGCTQTTLTALEPARLAELNRQHFSKELIPAQEVAIQAIGSLLYYLHNTVKSDLSHMNRLTRYESGDHLVIDATALRNLEITRNIREGGKKDTLLSVLDYTKTAMGGRLLKKWLEYPLVERNAIRQRQDALAELIGKSVLRQRLQACLADIYDLERILTRVEVGTANARDLVALKTSLLALPAIKEELQGTESSLLANAYLKLDTHSETANLLENAIVDAPPFSVREGGMIKSGYDLELDELHAISRDTKQFIQDIESREREQTGIRSLKVGYNKVFGYYIEITHANAASAPASYIRKQTLANAERYITPELKEFETKILGAQDKIVNLEYALFISLREHVKAELQAIQRTAQELAVLDVLQSMAEAAFRNQYIRPTINDQREIIIRDGRHPVVERLLVKERFVPNDTVLDHNENEVILITGPNMAGKSTYMRQVALLVLMAQMGSFIPAREASICPVDRIFTRVGASDDLATGQSTFMVEMNEVAQILKHATHNSLIILDEIGRGTSTFDGMSIARAVIEYLREKIKAKTLFATHYHELTVLEDYSPLIRNYSVAVKERGTEVVFLRRIVPGGADKSYGIHVAQLAGLPKRLTQRAQELLQELEAPGAGEQRETNKRSRDVKPQAAVSLFSSAAIDELLAVDVMTITPLEAMNALYRLQTLARQESGKL, from the coding sequence ATGACCGTAAAATACACACCGATGCTGGAACAATACCTGGAAGTCAAACGCCAGCATGTTGATGAAATACTATTCTTTCGCCTCGGCGATTTCTATGAAATGTTTTTTGAAGATGCCAAACTGGCTTCGCGTGAACTCGAAATCACTCTGACGGCGCGCGACGGAGGACAGACGGAAAAGATCCCTATGTGCGGCATCCCGTATCATTCGGCGGATAACTATGTTGCAAAACTGATCCAAAAAGGCTTCAAAGTCGCGATCTGCGAACAAGTCGAGGATCCCAAGCAAGTTAAGGGGATCGTGCGGCGCGAAGTTGTGCGGATCATTACTCCCGGTACGGTCATTTCGGATTCGCTGCTGCCGGACAACGGCAACAATTTTCTCGTCGCAGTATGCGAAGAGGACGGCGTGCTGGCCTTTGCCGCGGCGGACATATCGACCGGAGAGTTCACCTGGACCGTGCTGACCGGGCCCTATCGGACGAGCGGCCTGTGCGACCATCTGTTCCGTCTGCTGCCGCGCGAGATCATTTTCACTTCGAAGCTTGAAGAGTGGAAGGAACTGGAGTCCTTTTTAACGAATCGGTTGTCGGGCTGCACCCAGACGACGTTGACGGCGCTCGAGCCGGCAAGACTTGCTGAATTGAACCGGCAGCACTTTAGCAAGGAGCTGATCCCGGCACAGGAGGTTGCGATCCAGGCGATTGGCAGCCTGCTGTATTATCTCCATAATACGGTCAAGTCCGATCTTAGCCATATGAACCGGCTGACCCGCTATGAATCAGGCGATCATTTGGTCATTGATGCGACCGCACTGCGCAATCTGGAAATTACCCGCAATATCCGCGAGGGCGGCAAGAAAGATACGCTGCTGTCGGTGCTCGATTATACAAAGACGGCGATGGGCGGTCGGCTGTTGAAAAAATGGCTGGAATATCCGCTGGTCGAGAGGAATGCGATCCGGCAGCGCCAGGATGCGTTGGCCGAGCTGATCGGCAAATCGGTGTTGCGCCAACGCCTGCAAGCCTGTCTGGCGGACATTTACGACCTGGAACGCATACTGACGCGCGTCGAGGTCGGAACAGCCAATGCGCGCGATCTAGTGGCGCTTAAGACGTCGCTGCTGGCGCTGCCAGCGATCAAGGAAGAGCTGCAGGGGACGGAAAGCAGTCTGCTGGCCAATGCGTATCTGAAACTCGATACGCACAGCGAGACGGCCAACCTGCTCGAAAACGCAATCGTCGACGCGCCGCCGTTCTCGGTACGTGAAGGCGGCATGATCAAAAGCGGCTACGATCTGGAACTCGATGAGCTGCATGCGATTTCGCGCGACACGAAGCAGTTCATCCAGGACATCGAAAGCCGGGAACGTGAGCAGACGGGCATCCGTTCGCTCAAGGTCGGCTACAATAAGGTGTTCGGCTATTATATCGAAATCACGCATGCCAACGCGGCCAGCGCGCCGGCGAGCTATATCCGCAAACAGACGCTGGCGAACGCGGAACGCTATATTACGCCGGAGCTGAAAGAATTTGAAACGAAGATTCTCGGCGCGCAGGATAAGATCGTTAATTTGGAATATGCGTTGTTCATATCGCTACGCGAGCATGTGAAGGCTGAGTTGCAGGCAATTCAGCGTACGGCGCAGGAGTTAGCGGTGCTTGATGTCCTGCAGAGCATGGCGGAAGCGGCATTTCGCAACCAATATATCCGTCCGACGATCAATGATCAGCGAGAAATCATCATTCGCGACGGTCGTCATCCGGTCGTGGAACGATTGCTGGTCAAGGAACGGTTTGTACCGAACGACACGGTGCTGGACCATAATGAAAACGAAGTGATCCTGATCACCGGCCCTAACATGGCGGGCAAGTCAACGTACATGCGCCAGGTAGCGCTGTTGGTGTTGATGGCGCAGATGGGCAGCTTTATACCAGCACGCGAAGCTAGCATCTGTCCGGTCGACCGTATTTTTACGCGCGTCGGCGCGAGCGACGACCTGGCAACCGGGCAAAGCACGTTTATGGTGGAAATGAACGAGGTGGCGCAAATCTTAAAGCATGCGACGCACAACAGCCTGATCATTCTTGACGAGATCGGTCGCGGCACAAGTACATTTGACGGTATGAGTATTGCGCGTGCGGTGATTGAGTATTTGCGCGAAAAAATCAAGGCAAAGACGTTGTTCGCGACGCATTATCATGAATTGACCGTGCTTGAAGATTACAGTCCGCTGATTCGCAATTATTCGGTCGCGGTCAAGGAACGAGGTACAGAAGTCGTATTTCTGCGCCGCATCGTTCCCGGAGGCGCGGATAAGAGCTACGGCATCCATGTCGCGCAGCTGGCGGGTCTGCCTAAGCGCCTCACGCAGCGCGCACAGGAATTGCTGCAGGAACTTGAAGCGCCGGGGGCAGGCGAACAAAGGGAAACGAACAAACGTTCGCGAGATGTGAAGCCGCAGGCTGCCGTATCGCTTTTTTCGTCAGCAGCTATCGATGAACTCTTGGCGGTCGACGTGATGACGATTACGCCGCTCGAAGCGATGAATGCATTGTATCGCTTGCAGACGCTGGCTAGACAGGAGTCTGGTAAATTATGA
- a CDS encoding class I SAM-dependent methyltransferase has translation MQKHVIVTTSGKTHAERETYAKEAANILHCAYVVRSNLSLPQLQEQHQAENILVVKQSGCVLHTAGGEFFFHPSMAELRLLQLKRGQSDHMLAAMALEPGMRVLDCTLGLGTDAIVASWGAGATGYVCGLEVAPLTAFIVKAGLQQFLAARENVAPIEVLNVDYEQFLCELPDKSFDVVFFDPMFRQPISSSSQLKPMRSLADHRPLAETALNEAIRVAKHRVVVKEISGSQEFCRLGITKIYGGRYSSVQYGVIDLQAGDKDE, from the coding sequence ATGCAAAAACATGTGATTGTCACGACAAGCGGAAAAACGCATGCCGAGCGTGAAACTTATGCAAAGGAAGCCGCCAATATCCTGCACTGCGCTTATGTGGTGCGAAGCAATTTGTCATTGCCGCAGCTGCAGGAACAGCATCAAGCGGAAAACATTCTGGTCGTCAAGCAAAGTGGATGTGTATTGCATACAGCGGGCGGAGAATTCTTCTTTCATCCCAGTATGGCAGAACTTCGTCTCTTGCAGCTGAAACGAGGCCAATCCGATCATATGCTTGCGGCGATGGCGCTCGAACCTGGGATGCGGGTCTTGGACTGCACGCTGGGCTTGGGAACTGATGCGATTGTTGCCAGCTGGGGGGCGGGAGCGACGGGCTATGTTTGTGGCCTGGAAGTTGCACCGTTGACCGCTTTTATTGTCAAGGCTGGGCTGCAGCAATTCCTCGCCGCGCGGGAGAATGTCGCACCAATCGAAGTACTCAATGTCGATTATGAACAGTTCTTATGCGAGTTGCCTGACAAGTCTTTTGATGTGGTTTTCTTCGATCCGATGTTTCGTCAGCCTATTTCTTCCAGCTCTCAGTTGAAACCGATGCGCAGCTTGGCGGATCATCGGCCTTTAGCGGAAACAGCGCTTAATGAGGCGATTCGTGTGGCGAAACACCGGGTAGTTGTGAAGGAAATAAGCGGCAGCCAGGAATTTTGCCGGCTCGGAATAACGAAAATTTATGGCGGGCGCTACAGCAGCGTTCAATACGGCGTCATTGATTTGCAGGCAGGTGATAAAGATGAATAA
- the hflX gene encoding GTPase HflX, with product MPEILGDTSGIRKTMLERIKNFYNHSMDKRKIIAEELLQEIVEVSELIQREIAVYISRHGKVLAVVIGDIASVSLPEQNQKRSQQNLCGVRCIHTHPGQSGQLSTLDTAALRELRFDVMVSVGQRSGEMEFGVAFLAGRDVDGGFSVSSHYPVSAEELFATDISILIQQIEGALGRNASNLVATGKERAILVGMEWQGGWGAEESLAELGLLAETAGAEVVGRFWQKREKPDAALFIGKGKAQEVAMLRQEVEASIIIFDDVLSPAQQRNLEQVLGVKVVDRAALILDIFAQRARSHEGKMQVELAQLKYRLPRLGGQGLVLSRLGGGIGTRGPGETKLEVDRRRIRARISEIETSIGNVRKQRALHRKARQAANTPTVALVGYTNAGKSTLLNYLTQAGVLAEDKLFATLDPTTRMVKLPEGKEVLFTDTVGFIQKLPHQLIAAFRATLEEVVEADLLLHVVDASHPQWEEQREEVFKVLKELKAETKAMLMVYNKTDLVVNQAEVNRMLRDENSVAISALTGEGMMQLLRQTEVCLTGVMEEMELLIPYQETASLTNLYKVAQVKKLTHDENGTRVIALVPKEYTAMFAAYLSNGMH from the coding sequence ATGCCGGAAATATTGGGCGATACCAGCGGAATTAGAAAGACGATGCTGGAACGAATCAAGAATTTTTACAATCACAGCATGGATAAGCGAAAGATCATCGCTGAAGAATTGCTGCAGGAAATCGTCGAGGTAAGTGAACTGATACAACGGGAAATTGCCGTGTATATAAGTCGGCATGGAAAAGTGCTGGCCGTAGTGATTGGCGATATTGCCAGCGTATCACTGCCGGAACAGAATCAAAAGCGCTCACAGCAAAACCTCTGCGGCGTTCGCTGCATCCATACCCATCCAGGTCAGAGCGGTCAATTGAGCACGCTTGATACCGCAGCGCTGCGCGAATTACGCTTTGACGTGATGGTATCGGTCGGACAACGCAGCGGAGAAATGGAATTCGGCGTGGCGTTTTTGGCAGGGCGGGATGTGGACGGAGGTTTTTCGGTGAGTTCGCATTACCCAGTTTCAGCGGAAGAGTTGTTTGCCACTGACATTTCCATACTGATTCAGCAGATTGAAGGTGCACTAGGGCGAAACGCTTCCAACCTGGTTGCGACTGGTAAAGAACGGGCAATCTTAGTCGGTATGGAATGGCAGGGAGGCTGGGGGGCGGAAGAATCCTTAGCCGAGCTTGGCTTATTGGCCGAGACGGCGGGTGCGGAAGTTGTCGGACGGTTCTGGCAAAAGCGCGAGAAGCCGGATGCCGCTCTGTTCATCGGCAAGGGCAAGGCGCAGGAAGTCGCGATGTTGCGACAGGAAGTCGAAGCGTCAATTATTATTTTTGACGATGTCTTAAGTCCGGCGCAGCAGCGTAATCTGGAGCAGGTACTGGGCGTGAAAGTTGTTGATCGCGCCGCACTGATTCTCGATATCTTTGCGCAGCGCGCCCGTTCGCATGAGGGAAAGATGCAAGTCGAGCTGGCTCAGCTTAAATATCGTCTGCCTCGGCTCGGCGGACAGGGCCTGGTCTTATCGCGCCTCGGCGGCGGCATCGGGACTCGCGGGCCGGGCGAGACCAAACTGGAAGTCGATCGGCGGCGGATACGCGCGCGGATCAGTGAGATCGAGACTTCGATTGGTAATGTGCGCAAGCAACGGGCACTGCATCGTAAGGCACGTCAGGCCGCCAATACGCCGACCGTAGCGCTGGTCGGTTATACGAATGCGGGAAAATCGACGTTGCTCAATTATTTGACGCAAGCCGGCGTTCTCGCGGAAGACAAGCTGTTTGCCACGCTTGATCCGACGACGCGGATGGTGAAACTGCCGGAAGGGAAAGAGGTTCTGTTCACCGATACGGTAGGCTTCATTCAAAAGCTGCCGCATCAATTGATTGCAGCGTTTCGGGCCACGCTCGAAGAAGTCGTCGAGGCGGATCTGCTCTTGCATGTCGTGGATGCGAGCCATCCGCAGTGGGAAGAGCAGCGTGAAGAGGTGTTCAAGGTTTTAAAAGAACTAAAAGCCGAGACGAAAGCGATGCTGATGGTTTATAATAAGACCGATCTTGTCGTAAATCAGGCGGAAGTGAATCGCATGCTGCGCGATGAAAACAGTGTGGCGATCTCGGCGTTGACCGGTGAAGGAATGATGCAACTGCTGCGGCAGACGGAAGTGTGTCTGACCGGCGTAATGGAAGAGATGGAGCTGTTGATCCCGTATCAGGAAACAGCCAGCTTGACGAATTTGTACAAGGTGGCGCAGGTGAAAAAGCTGACGCATGATGAGAACGGCACAAGGGTTATCGCGCTTGTCCCTAAAGAATATACGGCAATGTTTGCAGCCTATTTATCTAACGGTATGCACTAA
- the miaA gene encoding tRNA (adenosine(37)-N6)-dimethylallyltransferase MiaA produces the protein MNKLVVIAGPTAVGKTQLGIDIALQCGGEIISGDSMLVYRGMDIGTAKPSLVERKGVPHHLIDIIEPGATFSAVDFQQAAEKLIFDIQTRGKTPIIVGGTGLYLKALLEGYTFVAAESNAAYRKEMEGVAEEKGSQYLYERLRCVDPAAAERIHPNNVRRMIRALEVAELGGETIPETQVLAADQLLRYDAVVVGITMERALLHQRINGRVDSMVEAGVLAEVEELLRRGIERDSQCMQGIGYKEFVAHLAGECSLPEAVENVKAHTRQFAKRQWTWFRKMPYLHWLEYQPKKGYASLLESFYQTFAGNYL, from the coding sequence ATGAATAAATTAGTGGTGATTGCTGGTCCTACGGCGGTCGGTAAAACGCAGCTCGGCATCGATATTGCGCTGCAGTGTGGCGGTGAAATCATATCGGGTGACTCGATGCTCGTCTACCGGGGAATGGATATCGGGACGGCCAAACCGAGTCTGGTCGAAAGAAAAGGCGTGCCGCATCATTTGATTGATATCATTGAGCCTGGTGCAACGTTTAGCGCGGTTGACTTTCAGCAGGCTGCCGAAAAGCTGATCTTTGATATCCAGACGCGCGGCAAGACGCCTATTATTGTCGGAGGAACCGGTTTGTATCTTAAGGCGTTGCTCGAAGGATATACGTTTGTTGCGGCTGAAAGCAATGCGGCTTATCGCAAGGAAATGGAAGGCGTGGCTGAAGAAAAAGGAAGCCAGTATTTGTATGAGCGGCTGCGGTGTGTTGATCCGGCTGCCGCCGAAAGAATCCACCCCAATAATGTGCGTCGTATGATTCGCGCGCTCGAAGTGGCGGAATTGGGCGGTGAAACGATTCCGGAGACGCAGGTGCTTGCGGCGGATCAACTGCTGCGTTATGATGCGGTAGTCGTCGGGATCACGATGGAACGTGCGCTACTGCATCAGCGGATTAATGGTAGAGTTGACAGTATGGTTGAGGCTGGTGTTTTGGCTGAAGTCGAGGAGTTGCTGCGTCGGGGCATCGAGAGAGACAGTCAATGTATGCAGGGAATCGGCTACAAGGAGTTCGTTGCACATTTGGCAGGGGAGTGTAGTTTGCCTGAAGCGGTTGAAAACGTCAAGGCACATACACGCCAGTTTGCCAAGCGGCAATGGACCTGGTTTAGGAAAATGCCCTATCTGCATTGGTTGGAGTATCAGCCGAAGAAAGGATATGCATCCTTGTTGGAATCTTTTTACCAGACGTTTGCAGGAAACTACTTATGA
- the mutL gene encoding DNA mismatch repair endonuclease MutL produces the protein MSRIQLLDEHTANQIAAGEVVERPVSIVKELVENSIDAESRNIEVEIMDGGIRYIRVTDDGSGMDRSDAENCLLRHATSKIRSADDLHSLVSLGFRGEALPSIAAVAKFSVTTRVVDNEIGTYVRVEGGQLQDLREAGCAVGTTVTVEELFYNVPARLKFLKTPSSEGSHINDALCKLALAYPEVSFRLIHNGRLVLSTPGNADLKETISHIYGHKVLPELLPIEYRDEERGIAIEGYLSKPTLLKGSRHWQSYIINRRVISNRSIAKALDNAYHSLLPKSGYPLAVLRLTVPAETVDVNVHPQKSEVKFSDEQLIFRAVYKAVGQSLSITPSGGAQQLATSLDSVISDRVRSDVGEMGRTNVFPSLFQRPDYAPRNPSFLPTLQENKAAFNTGELRAALQQQDEMIFTGERAAAEPEPEPKESTHEGREAFSEERIFDNANEALALYPLGQIDDCYIIATDTKSMYLIDQHAAHERILYDKLCSHAERIPAQQLLMPVYADLSEREIDIISRESALFIELGFSIEAMGPSVVRISEVPGDLGVDEVELMLREILGAFLSYHQPTAAELRHHALQIASCRGAIKAGLRLNMRQMQALLDELCLTSRPYACPHGRPCMLRFTPEQIDKLFKRT, from the coding sequence ATGAGTAGAATTCAATTATTGGATGAACATACTGCGAACCAGATTGCGGCCGGAGAAGTTGTCGAAAGGCCGGTATCGATCGTCAAGGAATTGGTGGAAAACTCTATCGATGCCGAAAGCCGCAATATAGAAGTGGAAATTATGGATGGCGGAATTCGATATATCCGCGTTACTGATGACGGAAGCGGCATGGATCGCAGCGATGCAGAAAATTGCTTGTTGCGCCATGCCACAAGTAAGATTCGCTCGGCCGATGATTTGCATTCGCTTGTTTCGCTCGGTTTTCGTGGCGAGGCGCTGCCAAGCATTGCCGCTGTAGCTAAATTTTCCGTGACGACGCGAGTGGTCGACAATGAGATTGGAACGTACGTTCGGGTTGAGGGCGGTCAGTTGCAGGATTTGCGTGAAGCAGGCTGTGCTGTAGGCACGACGGTGACGGTCGAAGAGCTGTTTTATAATGTTCCTGCCCGACTTAAATTTCTCAAAACGCCGTCTTCAGAAGGCAGTCATATTAACGACGCGCTGTGCAAGCTGGCACTGGCCTATCCGGAGGTGTCTTTCCGCTTGATCCATAATGGTCGGTTGGTGCTGTCGACGCCGGGTAATGCCGACCTGAAGGAAACGATCAGTCATATTTACGGTCACAAGGTACTGCCGGAGCTATTGCCGATCGAATACCGGGACGAAGAGCGCGGCATTGCGATTGAAGGCTATCTGTCTAAGCCGACATTGCTCAAAGGCAGTCGGCATTGGCAAAGCTATATCATCAATCGCCGCGTCATCAGTAATCGTTCAATTGCCAAAGCGCTTGACAATGCCTATCATTCGTTGCTACCGAAAAGCGGCTACCCGCTTGCGGTGTTGCGCCTGACTGTGCCAGCCGAGACTGTCGACGTGAATGTGCATCCGCAAAAGAGTGAAGTCAAATTTAGCGATGAACAATTGATTTTTCGCGCCGTGTACAAGGCGGTCGGCCAGTCTCTTTCGATAACGCCAAGCGGCGGAGCGCAGCAGCTTGCGACTTCACTCGACAGTGTGATTTCCGACCGGGTGCGTTCAGATGTCGGAGAAATGGGGCGAACAAATGTTTTTCCTTCTCTTTTTCAACGTCCGGATTATGCGCCGCGCAATCCATCGTTTTTACCGACTCTGCAGGAAAATAAAGCTGCTTTTAATACAGGAGAACTGCGTGCTGCATTGCAGCAGCAGGACGAGATGATCTTCACTGGCGAACGCGCCGCGGCCGAACCCGAACCCGAACCCAAGGAGTCAACGCATGAAGGTAGAGAGGCTTTTTCGGAGGAGCGAATCTTTGACAATGCGAATGAAGCACTGGCGTTATACCCGCTAGGCCAGATTGATGATTGTTATATCATAGCGACGGATACGAAGTCGATGTATTTGATTGATCAGCATGCAGCACATGAACGAATACTCTATGATAAACTTTGTTCTCATGCCGAACGAATTCCGGCGCAGCAATTATTAATGCCGGTATATGCCGATCTGAGTGAACGTGAAATCGATATCATCTCACGCGAAAGTGCGTTGTTCATTGAACTTGGCTTTTCAATCGAGGCGATGGGACCGTCGGTGGTTCGCATTAGCGAGGTACCGGGGGATCTTGGCGTTGATGAAGTGGAGTTGATGTTGCGTGAGATTCTCGGCGCATTTCTTTCTTATCATCAGCCGACGGCGGCGGAACTGCGTCATCATGCACTGCAGATTGCGTCCTGCCGCGGCGCAATCAAGGCGGGGCTGCGACTCAATATGCGCCAAATGCAAGCCCTGCTCGATGAGTTGTGCTTGACCAGTCGCCCTTATGCCTGCCCGCATGGCCGGCCTTGTATGTTGCGCTTTACGCCAGAACAAATTGATAAGCTGTTTAAGCGGACATGA
- the hfq gene encoding RNA chaperone Hfq, translating into MTGKLNLQDSFLNQIRKETNLPVVIYLVNGFQIRGIVKGFDSFTVIIEHEGKQQLVYKHAISTITPTRPFAANWNERREEATKPE; encoded by the coding sequence ATGACAGGTAAGCTTAATTTGCAAGACAGTTTTCTAAACCAGATTCGCAAGGAAACAAATTTGCCGGTTGTTATTTACTTAGTGAACGGATTTCAGATACGCGGTATCGTCAAAGGCTTCGATAGCTTTACGGTTATTATCGAACACGAAGGAAAACAGCAGCTGGTATATAAGCATGCCATATCGACGATTACGCCGACACGACCCTTTGCCGCCAACTGGAACGAGCGTCGCGAAGAAGCGACAAAACCAGAATGA
- the miaB gene encoding tRNA (N6-isopentenyl adenosine(37)-C2)-methylthiotransferase MiaB — protein MTESSVKKYLNITYGCQMNENDSERLSGQLRTLGYEATEGLDEADVVIINTCCVRESAEKKIYGKIGELKRYKTLNPNLLVIVAGCMAQKDREKLFKKAPHIDVVLGTYNTHTLIEVVREWQENRAPILAVWEQAEQMTADVPSVRKSSIVAWVPIMYGCNNFCTYCIVPYVRGRERSRSKDEIVAEIRQLGRDGFKEITLLGQNVNSYGKDLGVGNSFADLLAAVDEVEEIERVRYMTSHPRDMNEDVVKVIANSKRICRQFHLPVQAGSNDVLKRMNRGYSREDYLELVSIIRRYLPEATLSTDVIVGFPGETDEDFSETLRLFREVEFDAAYTFIFSCRSGTPAATMPDQVPLALKKARLQQLMDLQNEISLKRNRLLEGKTVAVMVEGESKNDASRLVGRTDGNKLVLWKRDGSEVIGQCIDIEIEKAQTWLLKGRVKR, from the coding sequence ATGACGGAATCTAGTGTGAAGAAGTATCTCAACATTACTTACGGCTGTCAGATGAACGAAAACGACTCGGAGCGCTTGAGCGGCCAGCTTAGGACGCTTGGCTATGAGGCGACGGAGGGTTTGGATGAGGCCGATGTCGTGATCATCAATACCTGCTGCGTCAGAGAAAGCGCGGAAAAGAAGATTTACGGCAAAATTGGCGAGCTGAAGCGCTATAAGACGCTCAATCCGAACCTGCTGGTTATTGTCGCCGGCTGCATGGCGCAGAAGGATCGGGAGAAGCTGTTTAAAAAGGCGCCGCATATCGACGTCGTGCTGGGAACGTACAATACGCATACGCTGATCGAGGTCGTGCGCGAATGGCAGGAAAACCGCGCACCGATCCTAGCGGTTTGGGAGCAGGCGGAACAGATGACGGCCGATGTGCCGTCTGTGCGCAAGAGCTCAATCGTCGCCTGGGTACCGATCATGTATGGATGCAATAATTTTTGCACTTATTGCATCGTTCCGTATGTGCGCGGGCGGGAACGCAGCCGCAGCAAGGACGAAATCGTCGCGGAAATCCGCCAGCTGGGCCGGGACGGGTTCAAGGAGATCACGTTGCTTGGTCAAAACGTCAACTCCTACGGCAAGGATCTCGGCGTCGGCAATTCGTTCGCCGATCTGTTGGCCGCGGTCGACGAGGTGGAAGAAATCGAACGCGTTCGCTATATGACTTCGCATCCGCGCGACATGAATGAAGACGTCGTCAAGGTCATCGCGAACAGTAAGCGAATATGCCGCCAGTTCCATCTGCCGGTGCAGGCGGGCAGCAATGACGTGTTGAAGCGGATGAACCGCGGCTACAGCCGCGAAGATTATCTGGAGCTGGTTTCGATCATCCGGCGTTATCTGCCGGAAGCGACGCTCAGCACCGACGTCATCGTCGGCTTCCCTGGTGAGACGGACGAAGATTTTTCTGAAACGCTGCGCCTGTTCCGCGAAGTCGAGTTTGACGCGGCGTACACGTTCATTTTCTCCTGCCGTTCGGGAACGCCGGCGGCCACGATGCCCGATCAGGTTCCGCTCGCGCTGAAGAAGGCCCGCTTACAGCAGCTGATGGATCTTCAGAATGAAATCAGTTTGAAGCGCAATCGATTGTTGGAGGGAAAAACGGTAGCGGTGATGGTTGAAGGTGAGAGTAAAAATGATGCGAGCCGTCTCGTCGGCCGGACTGACGGCAACAAGCTCGTGCTTTGGAAACGCGACGGCAGTGAAGTAATTGGACAATGCATCGACATTGAGATTGAAAAGGCGCAGACATGGCTGCTCAAAGGGCGGGTAAAACGTTGA